The nucleotide window AGAAAAGAAAATTCCTTTTTACGTTGTAAAAGAATTTATAGGTAAAGATTTGGTAGGTATAAAATACGAGCAATTGTTAGATTATGCTTTACCAAATGATAATCCTCAAGATGCTTTTAGAGTAATATCAGGAGATTTTGTAACTACAGAAGATGGTACAGGAATTGTACACACAGCACCAACTTTTGGGGCAGATGATGCTTTAGTATCTAAACAGGCATCACCAGAAATTCCACCATTATTAGTAAAAGATGAAAATGACAATTTAGTTCCTTTAGTAGATTTACAAGGTAAATTTAGACCAGAGGTTAAAGATGATATTTATGGTTTTGCAAATGAATATGTAAAATCTGAATATTTAACTGAAGATGATCTTGCTTCAGAATTAAAAACGCAACAAGAGAAATTAAAAGACGTTCTAAAAAATCAGAAACAGTATTTATCTGTAGATGAACGTTTAGGGTTAAAATTAAAGAATGAAAACAAAGCGTTTAAAGTAGAAAAATACAAGCACAGTTACCCAAATTGTTGGAGAACAGATAAGCCAATTTTATATTATCCATTAGATTCTTGGTTTATTAAAATTACTGATGTAAAAGATAGAATGCATGAGCTAAACAAAACCATAAACTGGAAACCAGAATCTACAGGAACTGGGCGTTTTGGAAATTGGTTGGCAAATGCAAACGATTGGAACTTGTCTAGATCTCGTTATTGGGGAATTCCATTACCAATTTGGAGAACAGAAGATGGTAAAGAAGAAATCTGTATTGGTTCTGTAGAAGAATTAAAATCAGAAATGGCAAAAGCTATAGAAGCTGGAGTTTTAGACAAAGATATTTTTGAAGATTTTGAAGTAGGCAATATGTCTGATGAAAACTATGCTAAAATAGATTTACATAAAAACATTGTAGATGAAATTACCTTAGTTTCTGCTACAGGAAAACCTATGAAACGTGAATCTGATTTAATAGATGTTTGGTTCGATTCTGGCTCTATGCCTTATGCTCAATGGCATTATCCTTTTCAGAATAAAGAATTGGTAGATACTACTTGGAGAAAAGCAGATTTTATTGCAGAAGGAGTAGATCAAACCAGAGGTTGGTTCTATACATTACATGCAATTGCAACAATGATTTTTGATGACGTTGCTTATAAAAATGTAGTATCTAATGGTTTAGTTTTAGATAAAAACGGACATAAAATGTCTAAACGTTTAGGTAATGCAGCAGATCCTTTCGAAACTTTAGGCAAATATGGAGCAGATGCCACAAGGTGGTATATGATTTCTAATGCCAATCCTTGGGATAATTTAAAGTTTGATTTAGAAGGAATTGAAGAAGTAAAACGTAAGTTTTTTGGAACTTTATACAACACCTATTCTTTCTTTAGTTTATATACAAATATTGATGGTTTTGCTTACAAAGAAGCAGATGTTGTTTTAAATGAAAGACCAGAATTAGACAGATGGATTTTATCTGAATTACATACTTTAATAAATAAAGTAGATAAATTTTATTCAGATTATGAGCCAACAAGAGCTGCAAGAGCAATTTCAGATTTTACGCAAGAATACTTAAGTAACTGGTATGTACGTTTAAGTAGAAGACGTTTTTGGAAAGGTACTTATGAAACAGATAAAATTTCTGCTTATCAAACCTTATATACTTGTATGACAACAGTTGCCAAATTAGCAGCACCAATTGCTCCATTTTTTATGGATAGATTGTATCAAGATTTAAATTCGGTAACTAATAAGGAAACTTCAGAAAGTATTCACTTATCAGATTTTCCGAAATTTGATGAAAGCTTTGTAGATAAGAGTTTAGAGCGTAAAATGGAGAACGCACAAACTATTTCATCTCTAGTATTATCACTTAGAGCAAAAGAGAAAATAAAAGTACGTCAGCCATTACAGAAAATTATGATTCCTGTTGATAATACTCAACAGAAAGAAGAAATTTTAGCTGTAGAAAACTTAATAAAACACGAAGTAAATATTAAAGAAATCCAATTAATGGAAGACGCTTCAGATATTTTAATCAAACAAATAAAGCCTAATTTTAAAGCTTTAGGCCCAAAGTTTGGTAAAGACATGCGTTTTATAGCTGCTGAAGTTCAGAAGTTTACTCAAGAAGATATTAACAAAATAGAGAAAGATAAAAACATTTCTATAGAAGTTAATGGTAAAAATATTATTTTAGAAGCCTCAGATGTAGAAATATCATCTAAAGATATAGAAGGTTGGTTAGTGGCAAATGAAGGTTCATTAACTGTGGCTTTAGATGTTACTATAACAGAAGATTTACGTAAAGAAGGTGTAGCCAGAGAATTGGTGAATAGAATTCAAAATGCACGTAAAGATGCTGGTTTAGAAGTAACAGATAAAATAAAATTAACGGTTTTAAATTACGATAATTTACAACAATCTATAACTGATAATAAAGACTACATTATGAGTGAGACATTAACTAAAGAATTGGTTTTTGTTGATGAGTTAGAAGAAGGTACAGACATAGAGTTTGATACCATTGAAAGTAAAATATTAATCGAAAAAATTTAGGAACATGCCAGATGTTAAAGTAAAATATTCTGAAGAAGATCTTCAAGAATTTAAGGCAATCATCGAAAAGAAAATTGCAAGAGCAAACGAAGATTTAGAGTTGTTAAGAGCAGCTTATAAAAATGATGCAAATAATGGTACAGATGATACTTTATCATCATTTAAATCTTTTGATGAAGGTTCAGATGTTATGAATAAAGAAGCAAATGTGCAATTGGCTATAAGACAAGAAAAATTTATTAGAGACCTAAAAAACGCTTTATTACGTATAGAAAACAAAACGTATGGTGTTTGTAGAGTTACTGGTAAATTAATCCAGAAAGAGCGTTTAAAATTAGTACCTCATGCAACGTTAAGTATTGAGGCTAAAAGAGCTCAGTAATAATTAGTAAAAAATTTATAAAGCTTCTTTTTAAGAAGCTTTTTTTTATGAAAAAAAAATTAATTCTCATATGTATTTGTTTTTCTACTGCG belongs to Polaribacter dokdonensis and includes:
- a CDS encoding TraR/DksA family transcriptional regulator, producing MPDVKVKYSEEDLQEFKAIIEKKIARANEDLELLRAAYKNDANNGTDDTLSSFKSFDEGSDVMNKEANVQLAIRQEKFIRDLKNALLRIENKTYGVCRVTGKLIQKERLKLVPHATLSIEAKRAQ
- the ileS gene encoding isoleucine--tRNA ligase codes for the protein MQMKFPEYKGLDLPKVAEEILNSWQEKNIFEKSITSREGAEPFIFFEGPPSANGLPGVHHVLARAIKDIFPRYKTMKGFQVKRKAGWDTHGLPIELGVEKELGITKEDIGKKISVEDYNAACRKAVMRYTDIWNDLTQKMGYWVDMEDPYITYEPKYMESVWWLLKQIYNKELIYKGYTIQPYSPKAGTGLSSHELNQPGTYQDVTDTTVVAQFKAINETLPDFLQNEGDINFIAWTTTPWTLPSNTALTVGPKIEYVLVDTYNQYTFEPVKVILAKNLISKQFGGKNAFEVETADELKAYKSGEKKIPFYVVKEFIGKDLVGIKYEQLLDYALPNDNPQDAFRVISGDFVTTEDGTGIVHTAPTFGADDALVSKQASPEIPPLLVKDENDNLVPLVDLQGKFRPEVKDDIYGFANEYVKSEYLTEDDLASELKTQQEKLKDVLKNQKQYLSVDERLGLKLKNENKAFKVEKYKHSYPNCWRTDKPILYYPLDSWFIKITDVKDRMHELNKTINWKPESTGTGRFGNWLANANDWNLSRSRYWGIPLPIWRTEDGKEEICIGSVEELKSEMAKAIEAGVLDKDIFEDFEVGNMSDENYAKIDLHKNIVDEITLVSATGKPMKRESDLIDVWFDSGSMPYAQWHYPFQNKELVDTTWRKADFIAEGVDQTRGWFYTLHAIATMIFDDVAYKNVVSNGLVLDKNGHKMSKRLGNAADPFETLGKYGADATRWYMISNANPWDNLKFDLEGIEEVKRKFFGTLYNTYSFFSLYTNIDGFAYKEADVVLNERPELDRWILSELHTLINKVDKFYSDYEPTRAARAISDFTQEYLSNWYVRLSRRRFWKGTYETDKISAYQTLYTCMTTVAKLAAPIAPFFMDRLYQDLNSVTNKETSESIHLSDFPKFDESFVDKSLERKMENAQTISSLVLSLRAKEKIKVRQPLQKIMIPVDNTQQKEEILAVENLIKHEVNIKEIQLMEDASDILIKQIKPNFKALGPKFGKDMRFIAAEVQKFTQEDINKIEKDKNISIEVNGKNIILEASDVEISSKDIEGWLVANEGSLTVALDVTITEDLRKEGVARELVNRIQNARKDAGLEVTDKIKLTVLNYDNLQQSITDNKDYIMSETLTKELVFVDELEEGTDIEFDTIESKILIEKI